Proteins encoded in a region of the Anabaena sp. PCC 7108 genome:
- a CDS encoding macro domain-containing protein, which translates to MSLKIIKGNLFTSNCQTLVNTVNCVGVMGAGIALEFRLRYPEMYARYVDICKQSSMEIGKLWLYKDDHRWVLNFPTKQHWKKPSKLEFLELGLQKFVNTYREKEITSIAFPLLGTQNGGIHQNESLEIMNKYLSQCELPIEIYMYDPNAPDDIFSNLKITFSSLSEREIVELTGLGKTYIKRVKQAMLDESICNLSKFLSTEGIGITTVQKTLLLLPNFHPTILPKT; encoded by the coding sequence ATGAGCCTCAAAATTATTAAGGGCAATTTATTTACGTCAAATTGTCAAACACTGGTAAACACCGTTAACTGTGTTGGGGTAATGGGTGCAGGTATTGCATTAGAGTTTCGCTTGAGATATCCAGAAATGTATGCGCGTTATGTGGATATTTGTAAGCAAAGCTCGATGGAAATTGGCAAGTTGTGGCTGTATAAAGATGACCATCGTTGGGTTTTGAATTTCCCAACCAAACAGCACTGGAAGAAACCATCAAAATTAGAGTTTCTAGAATTGGGCTTACAAAAATTTGTTAATACCTATAGAGAAAAAGAGATAACTTCCATTGCGTTTCCGCTGCTTGGTACACAAAACGGAGGAATTCACCAAAACGAATCTTTGGAAATTATGAATAAGTATTTGAGTCAATGTGAATTGCCTATCGAGATATATATGTACGATCCTAATGCACCTGATGATATCTTTAGTAACCTAAAAATTACTTTTTCATCACTATCGGAAAGAGAAATTGTAGAATTAACTGGTTTAGGTAAAACATACATTAAACGAGTTAAGCAAGCAATGCTAGATGAGAGTATATGTAATTTATCTAAATTTTTATCAACGGAAGGAATAGGGATTACTACAGTACAAAAAACTTTACTCCTACTTCCAAATTTTCACCCAACTATCTTACCTAAAACTTAG
- a CDS encoding DarT ssDNA thymidine ADP-ribosyltransferase family protein: MSNQLRYLLHGNQEKYEDITTPLYITSQESTVWQKVGQQVLQRRGEDWRLIDPLLVEHIPSAKSQILGIKLLQSEEVVDLIRELGADCVDGNLLEQSERYELLRYISQWPSNQDLWKALQLHETVNGKLIGIKTGQIYLENPDFTLDERLKEYIVLIRQNRQEINQDWIPVWTADEAISTILNLPNPDKYCDLILNAIEQLSASEKDKWESELKNIHWLVNVDNKAIQPRDIIKLPIKLVKHQQIISTLDNSKYTENSLPNWIKNNQAYGWVKKLFNYWNAQDIIEKVFYHPQKSLTHWRNFCLVILDALADIDISKNPTLETLVKTETWLIIDDSLISPKQVIEIIPKGINKHLSTLVEISECEYTEVSLLSENIQNHDSLKIVKKLFSRWDENNVIDFILNQSQPHLYLDIILDALSSLFTNVNSRLTNNNIQYLKTKPWLVDIDGNAVYPENVLHYPSVEVEIEELLLTVSSSYIASSQLNQQNRNHDSCWQWLTKELFVIEDKALSEIGILLQAADDYQLGEFENDEFPLDEILQVFNNIDVSFLPVWNFAQKLNQDQFEKYLLPNLLGKLNEQKLIKILQTLFALNAQPNQSIINVFNSYLTLAVHYDIFPQILEKIRLLNRREQWQIPYELTWGNRENIDDSYLLNSDQEVIMHSYLNNVQTNDLLPQLPHSQAAIDATNFNVLQNYFRAWEQYCPHEPIGAFLSLLCGSEGSVKDIANLYLGKRNLENLRQRLFEDQPIQNRSFRIYIGQASDRTREVQSIMGGTFKASLVNTPNPPHLFVSKLASDVTELELLPIQPQQFIPSELVNLLEKSTKIFLKQVYEVTPSSLNQIWKDLLESDQLDIQVAKNFLLEGAPYVMRMLGAHERIPMVKNLLTSWDDCRHQRAELKQENRSVENIDQKIEDLISQLSNLLEAESSESEQVREQLLASVRDKINLHGYRCQSIPFELFQNADDAVIEWRGMSSQGQLDERRKEFIIKFDDNKIQFIHAGRPIGCFQHPEYPEKQYRDKGFDRDLEKMLTFNISDKGEGVTGKFGLGFKSVYLASRRPYVLSKNLGFTVEGGLIPSRLNPQKASELRGDFKSYTGLADATIVELTLEEDVTWKKVLQDFQSVAYILLIFSKAIKTCTFVDHHHKKISLSWHPAAVLNISGVETGKYKTTDDTQDSTLLCLKSSGETTATLVLGIIEQNGRLYNALPKNISTFWVTAPTREKLFLDFVLNADFDITTGRESLVKSSVRNRELAQNIGKNLGEVLDYLFRASEDNWQGLTEAFGFTNVDKYEFWNFLWEELAVRWQQKDPSEGIDIIRCMLAGDNRTMGYLITRCQSLPSGLYGRHRQLISLDNINYKVTGKLSEQNTFLQVANWAGFQEKYQDNLIAREKWEEVKKLLGEDFIKQRYTISDLRLLDILKNEIGNSQPRVGVSSARYIGSLISKDFFNTFSVASELTEFQSFLETVHFISQSGSYLPCQQLLISNSPVIEEKLLVDFAPDSRILHPEYKDTALHLFYACRSRRDSISKDEIIRWALEATTEEQRKAVYIYLLQGEKREEIASSLYANRQLYWFANDKRIIDILELMVLIIIERGESLPPININEIPENELETKDYDPLFEIHTNCTRNDFSLNRTPEELEDFTLKLQAGLNNQYSSWKGYIYHFTHIENAVSILTNEKLLARNLCRNFNDSAGATLIARTSNDVKNFARFYLRPKTPTQWHNEGLGKRRGNIYALCPVPIFFCFNLKRILETQGSKCGISSGNLAASGSHYGNSTTFLEQCFDFAHVYSTLEVGKETFLRASQQEFIIHNYLDFTELNLEDISIICRTTQDKETLLNLIGTDSQYASRVFKEREIVGEGSLFYHDNPYISIKDKGNFIDVQIDNYDKYGNINGELILSFTEEPPFNREIISPFRDISRINLGESMNISSSRHLQLQYKPNTRMSVRFQENGQKWLIYTNEPQNY, translated from the coding sequence ATGTCTAATCAATTACGTTATTTATTGCATGGAAATCAAGAAAAATACGAGGATATTACAACTCCTTTGTATATCACTTCGCAAGAAAGTACAGTATGGCAAAAAGTAGGACAACAAGTTTTACAAAGACGAGGTGAAGATTGGCGATTAATTGATCCACTGCTTGTTGAACATATTCCTTCAGCTAAAAGCCAAATATTAGGAATTAAATTATTACAGTCTGAAGAAGTTGTAGATTTAATTCGTGAGTTAGGAGCAGACTGTGTAGATGGTAATTTGCTAGAACAATCCGAGAGATATGAACTATTGCGCTACATTAGCCAATGGCCTAGTAATCAAGATTTATGGAAAGCTCTACAACTTCATGAAACAGTTAATGGAAAGCTAATTGGTATTAAAACAGGACAAATATATTTAGAAAATCCAGATTTTACTCTGGATGAACGCCTGAAAGAATATATTGTGCTAATTCGTCAAAATAGACAAGAAATAAACCAAGATTGGATTCCAGTTTGGACGGCTGATGAAGCAATATCCACAATTTTAAATCTTCCTAATCCTGATAAATATTGTGATTTAATTTTAAATGCTATAGAACAATTGTCTGCATCAGAAAAAGATAAATGGGAAAGTGAACTAAAAAATATTCATTGGTTGGTAAATGTAGATAATAAGGCAATACAACCAAGAGATATAATCAAATTACCGATAAAGTTAGTAAAACATCAACAAATAATTTCCACTTTAGATAATAGCAAATACACTGAAAATTCTCTGCCTAATTGGATAAAAAATAATCAAGCATACGGTTGGGTAAAAAAATTATTTAATTATTGGAATGCACAGGATATAATTGAAAAAGTTTTTTATCATCCCCAAAAGTCACTTACCCATTGGCGTAATTTCTGCTTAGTAATTTTAGACGCATTGGCAGATATAGATATTTCTAAAAACCCAACATTAGAAACATTAGTAAAAACAGAAACATGGCTAATTATAGATGATAGCCTAATTTCTCCAAAGCAAGTAATTGAAATTATACCCAAAGGAATTAATAAACATTTATCTACATTAGTTGAAATCAGTGAATGTGAATATACAGAAGTATCACTTCTCTCTGAAAACATCCAAAATCATGATAGTTTAAAAATCGTTAAAAAGCTATTTTCTCGTTGGGATGAAAATAATGTAATTGATTTTATTCTTAATCAGTCTCAACCTCATTTATATCTTGATATCATTCTTGATGCTTTAAGCAGTTTATTTACTAATGTCAATTCAAGACTCACTAACAATAATATCCAATATCTAAAAACAAAACCTTGGCTTGTGGATATAGATGGAAATGCTGTTTACCCAGAAAATGTTCTTCATTACCCATCTGTAGAAGTAGAAATTGAAGAATTGTTACTAACAGTTTCTAGTTCTTATATAGCATCTTCACAATTAAATCAGCAAAATCGGAATCATGATAGTTGTTGGCAATGGTTAACGAAAGAATTATTTGTAATTGAAGATAAAGCTCTATCAGAAATTGGGATACTTTTACAAGCAGCAGATGATTATCAACTGGGAGAATTTGAAAATGATGAGTTTCCGTTAGATGAAATATTGCAAGTATTTAACAATATTGATGTTAGTTTTCTCCCAGTTTGGAATTTTGCTCAAAAACTTAATCAAGACCAATTTGAAAAATATTTATTGCCTAATTTATTAGGTAAACTTAATGAACAAAAATTAATTAAAATTCTTCAAACTTTGTTTGCTTTAAATGCTCAACCTAATCAAAGCATAATTAATGTTTTTAATAGTTATTTAACATTAGCAGTTCATTATGATATTTTTCCACAAATCCTAGAGAAAATTCGCTTACTTAACCGTCGGGAACAGTGGCAGATACCTTATGAATTAACTTGGGGAAATAGAGAAAATATTGATGATTCTTATCTTCTTAACAGTGATCAAGAAGTAATTATGCACTCTTATTTAAATAATGTGCAAACCAATGATTTACTACCTCAGTTACCACATTCTCAAGCAGCAATAGACGCAACAAACTTTAATGTTCTACAAAATTATTTTCGAGCTTGGGAACAGTATTGTCCTCATGAACCAATTGGTGCGTTTTTAAGTTTATTATGTGGTAGTGAAGGAAGCGTTAAAGATATTGCTAATCTTTATTTAGGTAAACGAAACTTAGAAAACTTGCGTCAAAGATTATTTGAAGATCAACCCATACAAAATCGTTCCTTTCGTATTTATATAGGTCAGGCAAGCGATCGCACTAGAGAAGTACAATCTATTATGGGGGGTACTTTTAAAGCCAGTCTTGTAAATACCCCAAATCCTCCCCATCTTTTTGTTAGCAAACTTGCATCTGATGTCACAGAACTAGAATTATTACCTATTCAACCTCAGCAGTTTATTCCATCAGAGTTAGTCAATCTTCTAGAGAAATCTACAAAAATATTCCTAAAACAAGTCTATGAAGTAACGCCCTCATCACTAAATCAAATTTGGAAAGATTTACTAGAGTCTGATCAACTTGATATTCAAGTAGCAAAAAACTTTTTACTAGAAGGTGCGCCTTATGTAATGAGAATGCTAGGCGCACATGAACGCATTCCTATGGTTAAAAACCTTTTAACAAGTTGGGATGACTGTCGCCACCAGAGAGCAGAATTAAAGCAGGAAAATCGGTCTGTAGAGAATATTGATCAAAAAATTGAGGATCTTATTTCTCAACTCTCAAATTTACTAGAAGCTGAATCTTCGGAAAGTGAGCAGGTAAGAGAGCAATTATTAGCATCTGTGAGAGATAAGATAAATTTACATGGCTACCGATGCCAAAGTATTCCCTTTGAGTTATTTCAAAATGCCGATGATGCAGTAATTGAGTGGAGAGGAATGTCATCACAAGGACAGTTAGATGAAAGAAGAAAAGAATTTATTATCAAATTTGATGACAATAAAATTCAATTTATTCATGCAGGTAGACCAATTGGTTGCTTTCAACATCCTGAATACCCGGAAAAGCAATATCGTGATAAAGGATTTGATCGTGACTTAGAGAAGATGTTGACTTTCAATATTTCTGATAAAGGAGAGGGGGTAACAGGTAAATTTGGTTTAGGATTTAAGAGTGTCTACCTTGCTTCTAGAAGACCTTACGTACTCAGTAAAAATTTAGGTTTTACCGTTGAAGGTGGACTTATACCATCACGATTAAATCCGCAGAAAGCTAGTGAACTTAGAGGCGATTTCAAAAGCTATACTGGTTTAGCCGATGCCACAATAGTGGAATTAACTCTTGAAGAGGATGTAACTTGGAAAAAGGTACTTCAGGACTTTCAATCTGTAGCCTATATTCTGTTAATTTTTTCCAAAGCCATCAAAACTTGTACTTTTGTTGATCATCACCATAAAAAAATTAGTTTATCTTGGCATCCTGCTGCTGTTTTGAATATTTCAGGAGTCGAAACAGGTAAATATAAAACTACCGATGATACTCAAGATTCGACACTACTATGCCTAAAAAGCAGCGGCGAAACAACGGCTACTTTGGTTTTAGGTATTATTGAGCAAAACGGTCGCCTTTATAATGCTTTACCTAAAAATATTTCAACTTTTTGGGTGACAGCACCGACAAGAGAAAAACTATTTCTAGATTTTGTATTAAATGCTGACTTTGACATTACGACAGGACGAGAAAGTTTAGTAAAATCTTCAGTTCGTAATCGTGAGTTAGCACAAAATATAGGAAAAAATTTAGGAGAAGTTCTTGACTATCTTTTCCGTGCTAGTGAAGATAATTGGCAGGGGTTGACAGAAGCTTTTGGTTTTACAAATGTTGATAAATATGAGTTTTGGAACTTCTTATGGGAGGAGTTAGCAGTTCGTTGGCAGCAAAAAGACCCAAGTGAAGGAATTGATATTATCCGTTGTATGTTGGCAGGTGATAATCGCACTATGGGTTATCTCATCACTCGTTGTCAATCTTTACCTAGTGGTTTATATGGTCGTCACCGTCAACTTATCTCACTTGATAATATTAACTACAAAGTAACAGGTAAACTCTCAGAACAAAACACTTTTTTACAAGTTGCTAACTGGGCTGGTTTTCAGGAAAAGTATCAGGATAACCTGATTGCCCGTGAGAAATGGGAAGAAGTTAAGAAACTATTAGGGGAAGATTTTATTAAACAACGTTATACTATCAGTGACTTACGATTACTTGATATCTTAAAAAATGAAATAGGAAATAGTCAACCAAGAGTGGGAGTATCCTCTGCCAGATATATTGGTAGTCTCATTTCCAAAGATTTTTTTAATACCTTTAGTGTAGCTTCTGAACTCACTGAATTTCAGAGTTTTTTAGAGACAGTTCACTTCATATCTCAATCTGGTAGTTATTTACCATGCCAGCAATTATTAATCAGTAATTCCCCTGTTATTGAAGAAAAATTGTTAGTTGATTTTGCACCAGATAGCCGTATTCTTCACCCTGAGTATAAAGATACTGCTTTACATTTATTCTATGCTTGTCGTTCAAGAAGAGATAGTATTTCTAAAGACGAAATTATTAGATGGGCGCTAGAAGCAACAACTGAAGAGCAACGGAAAGCAGTATATATCTACCTCTTGCAAGGAGAGAAACGAGAAGAAATAGCATCTAGTTTATATGCTAATCGGCAGCTTTATTGGTTTGCCAATGATAAACGGATAATAGACATACTTGAGCTTATGGTACTAATTATCATTGAAAGAGGAGAAAGTTTACCACCGATAAATATCAATGAAATTCCTGAAAATGAACTAGAAACAAAAGATTATGATCCTTTGTTTGAAATCCATACTAATTGTACAAGAAATGATTTTTCTTTAAATAGAACGCCAGAAGAATTAGAAGACTTTACACTTAAGCTACAAGCAGGACTTAATAATCAGTATTCCTCTTGGAAAGGATATATATACCACTTTACCCATATTGAAAATGCTGTTTCAATTCTCACAAATGAGAAATTACTAGCAAGGAATCTTTGTCGAAATTTTAATGATTCAGCAGGTGCAACTCTCATAGCTCGCACCAGTAATGATGTGAAAAATTTCGCCCGGTTCTATCTACGTCCAAAAACTCCAACTCAATGGCACAATGAGGGATTGGGCAAACGAAGAGGAAACATTTATGCTCTTTGTCCAGTCCCCATTTTCTTCTGTTTCAATCTGAAGCGAATTCTAGAAACACAAGGTAGCAAATGTGGTATTAGTAGTGGCAATCTTGCGGCTTCAGGCTCTCATTATGGTAACAGTACAACTTTTTTGGAGCAATGTTTTGATTTTGCTCATGTCTACTCTACACTGGAAGTGGGTAAAGAGACTTTTTTGAGAGCATCTCAACAAGAATTTATCATTCATAATTACCTCGATTTTACTGAGTTGAATTTAGAAGATATAAGCATTATTTGTCGAACAACTCAAGATAAAGAAACTTTGTTAAACCTCATCGGTACAGACTCACAATATGCTAGTCGAGTATTTAAAGAACGGGAAATAGTTGGTGAGGGTAGTTTATTTTATCATGATAATCCTTATATATCAATCAAGGATAAGGGAAATTTTATTGATGTCCAAATTGATAATTACGATAAATATGGAAATATCAATGGGGAATTAATTCTAAGTTTTACAGAAGAGCCTCCATTTAATAGAGAAATTATTTCACCGTTCAGAGACATTTCAAGAATTAACCTTGGAGAATCTATGAATATTAGTTCATCTCGTCATCTCCAGTTACAATATAAACCTAATACTCGGATGAGTGTCAGGTTTCAAGAAAACGGTCAAAAATGGTTAATTTATACAAATGAGCCTCAAAATTATTAA